One Temnothorax longispinosus isolate EJ_2023e chromosome 8, Tlon_JGU_v1, whole genome shotgun sequence genomic region harbors:
- the LOC139818403 gene encoding D-aspartate oxidase-like, with the protein MRVAVVGAGIIGVTSAFAVKSSFPSYDVKIFADAFSPDTTGDGSAGLWSPFLLSDTPAEDINRWAGSTHRWFEQLWKTGLSSETGVSLLPVTRVISDYEDSTEPGWAKLVYGFQKISNQKLQRLNEEHKSNYKQGWHFITYTAEPVMLLPWLMEKFVAVGGKVERRHIKMLHQLAEEGYDLIINCSGLGARELVADKTMTPIRGQVYRVKAPWAKHCFMVDDDACNYIIPNVHNVVIGGTHQEGDFDRSVREEDSKHIYDGCCRIMPSLKGSEITGAWVGFRPGRPRVRLECENLSSPMGKEFKVIHNYGHGGSGVTLSWGCAMDVVEMIRNLKVSELNSKL; encoded by the exons ATGCGTGTGGCCGTCGTGGGCGCCGGTATAATAGGAGTAACGAGTGCGTTTGCAGTGAAAAGCTCGTTTCCGAGCTACGACGTAAAGATCTTCGCCGACGCATTCTCACCTGATACCACTGGCGACGGAAGTGCCGGTTTATGGAGTCCTTTTCTTCTCAGCGACACACCTGCCGAGGACATAAA tcGATGGGCTGGCAGCACACATCGGTGGTTCGAGCAATTGTGGAAAACAGGATTATCGTCGGAAACGGGTGTTTCCCTGCTGCCTGTAACTCGCGTTATTAGCGATTACGAGGATAGCACTGAGCCAGGATGGGCGAAACTCGTCTATGGCTTCCAAAAAATAAGTAACCAAAAATTACAGCGCTTGAACGAAGAACACAAGTCTAATTATAA GCAAGGTTGGCATTTTATAACTTACACCGCCGAACCGGTTATGTTACTGCCATGGCTCATGGAAAAGTTCGTTGCCGTGGGCGGAAAAGTGGAAAGAAGACATATTAAAATGTTGCACCAATTAGCCGAAGAAGGGTATGATCTAATAATAAACTGCAGCGGGCTCGGTGCGCGAGAACTCGTCGCGGATAAAACGATGACGCCTATCAGAGGTCAGGTGTACAGG GTAAAAGCACCTTGGGCGAAGCACTGCTTTATGGTGGACGATGACGCCTGCAATTACATCATCCCTAA TGTCCACAACGTTGTAATAGGCGGCACGCATCAAGAAGGCGACTTCGATCGCTCCGTACGAGAGGAAGACTCGAAACACATTTATGATGGATGTTGCCGCATAATGCCGTCTCTAAAG GGAAGTGAAATAACGGGCGCGTGGGTGGGCTTTCGACCAGGACGACCGCGAGTTCGTCTCGAGTGCGAGAATCTCAGCTCGCCCATGGGAAAAGAGTTCAAG gtGATACACAATTACGGCCACGGCGGAAGTGGCGTGACGCTGAGCTGGGGGTGCGCCATGGACGTCGTGGAGATGATAAGAAACTTGAAAGTATCTGAATTAAACTCCAAACTCTAA